ACCATGATCAGACTGAAGCCGGCAAAGACCAGGACGGCGCTCACCAGCCACCAATCCACGGTGCCTGCATGAGTACGGGCCGTGCTCATCGGGTCACCTCCCGTCCGGCCGTCAGAGAGACCAAGGCCCGTTGAAAGGCCAAGCCCCGTTCCTTGTAGTTGGCAAAGAGGTCGAAGCTGGCCGTGGCCGGGGAGAGGAGGACGACATCCCCGGCCACGGCCCGGCCGTGGGCCAGGGCCACGGCCTGATCAAGACTCGGCGACCAAGTCAGGGGAAGATGTCCCTGCCAGGCCGACTCGAAGATTTCCCGACTGGCTCCGAAGAGGAAGATTTCCCGTACCGTGTCCCGGAGCAGGGGAAGCAGGGATGTCAAGTCTCCTCCCTTGAAGACCCCTCCGGCAAGAAGAAGGATGGGGCGACCAGGAAAGCTTCGCAGGGCGGCCCGCAGGGCGTCTACGGTCGTAGCTTTGGAGTCGTCGACCCAGAGCACTCCGCGGTGTTCAACCACGGACTGCAGGCGGTGGGGCCAGGGAACGAATGTGGCCAGGGCTCGGCGAACCTTTTCCCTGGTCACCCCAAAGGGCCTCAGGGCCAGATAGGCGGCCTCGGCGTTGGCTAGGTTGTGGTTTCCCCGAAGCCTGGGACAGACCATTTCCGGATTGGCAACGAAATAGACCCGCCGGGCCCGGGTGAAGTTTTTGGGTTCGAGCAGTTCCTTGAGTTCCAGGGCAAGGACCGCCTGATCCTGGTCGGTCATGCGGGCGAAGAGCCGGAGCTTGGCGTTAAGATATTCGTCCATGGACCGATGGTGGTCTAGATGGTTGGCGGAGAAGTTCAGCAAGACGGCCGAGGCAGGGTGCAGGGACTCGGTGAACTGAGCCTGGAAACTGCTGACTTCCAGGACGACGAAATCCACCTCCCGCCCGGACAAAACGTGGGCGCAAAGCGGCTCCCCAAGATTGCCCCCGGCGAATACCCGGTGACCCTCCATCGTCAGGATATGGGCGATCATAGCCGTGGTCGTGGTCTTGCCGTTGGTTCCGGTGACGGCCACGACGGGTTTGGACACGAACCAGGACCCGAGTTCGAGTTCGGAAACGACCTTGGCTGCGGAAGGCAGGTACGGGGCGATGGAATCCATGGCCACCCCGGGGCTCACGATGACAAGATCGACACCCGCGAATTGATCCGGGGTGTGTTCCCCCAAGCGAAGATCCCAGCCCAAAGGACCAGCCTCGAGCGCCAGGGCGTCGGCCTTGGCCGAATCCTTTTCCAGGATACGGACCTCGGCCCCCAGAGCGGTCAAAAGCTTGGCGGCGGCCAGGCCGGAAATCCCGGCCCCGACGACCACGGCCCTGTGACCGGCCAGCTGGCGATCATGGATGAGTTGGTGCATACGCCTTTTTTCCGCTTTTCCTCTACCGCAGTTTGAGGGTGCTCAGGGCAACCAGGGCCAGAAGCACCGACAGGATCCAGAATCG
The DNA window shown above is from Deltaproteobacteria bacterium and carries:
- the murD gene encoding UDP-N-acetylmuramoyl-L-alanine--D-glutamate ligase — its product is MHQLIHDRQLAGHRAVVVGAGISGLAAAKLLTALGAEVRILEKDSAKADALALEAGPLGWDLRLGEHTPDQFAGVDLVIVSPGVAMDSIAPYLPSAAKVVSELELGSWFVSKPVVAVTGTNGKTTTTAMIAHILTMEGHRVFAGGNLGEPLCAHVLSGREVDFVVLEVSSFQAQFTESLHPASAVLLNFSANHLDHHRSMDEYLNAKLRLFARMTDQDQAVLALELKELLEPKNFTRARRVYFVANPEMVCPRLRGNHNLANAEAAYLALRPFGVTREKVRRALATFVPWPHRLQSVVEHRGVLWVDDSKATTVDALRAALRSFPGRPILLLAGGVFKGGDLTSLLPLLRDTVREIFLFGASREIFESAWQGHLPLTWSPSLDQAVALAHGRAVAGDVVLLSPATASFDLFANYKERGLAFQRALVSLTAGREVTR